A DNA window from Myxocyprinus asiaticus isolate MX2 ecotype Aquarium Trade chromosome 45, UBuf_Myxa_2, whole genome shotgun sequence contains the following coding sequences:
- the LOC127434826 gene encoding cyclic AMP-responsive element-binding protein 3-like protein 2 isoform X1 — MEIMESGEPFLQWDRNLSELSDTGDNDNMLYSTATYYSRTIEATLLHLSPRTTSSQHFTELLDDLSQEALLGQLLSDPFLSGRGDAMDTEEELTPASPVPPLIQAEHSYSLCGDSRPQSPLSHLPGEPGSDAGDSDNDDWPMEQEDRGLKMEPLLGGPPTLLPTLTLTMTPEGPASEPVTTASDPTLSMTLPHTAQIKPPNVKKDSECFSPQIKLEPHEVDQFLNISPKGLESLQMPPTPPSSHGSDSEGSQSPVHPCAPASPTQTPAVLKVAPRVSSSLSNSPLLTAPHKLQGSGPLLLTEEEKRTLIAEGYPVPTKLPLSKAEEKALKKIRRKIKNKISAQESRRKKKEYMDALEKKVETCSSENNELRRKVETLECTNKSLLQQLHSLQAVVAGKVPRSCRVTGTQTSTCLMVVVLCFSVFLGSFYQGLSPCSSVTKTGLTREISIQESYTATVKSRNLLAFEERGGLDDPHFIGLGGEYPEWDQQVDVMAAWRLEQQHKQEQAESHEAEPRPLLMNTNETHAQKSILLDLHSHRSDKWSNETAKVIELERTVNETS; from the exons CACTTCACTGAGCTCCTGGATGATCTGTCTCAAGAGGCTTTGTTGGGGCAGTTGTTAAGCGACCCGTTCCTGTCCGGGCGTGGTGATGCTATGGACACAGAGGAGGAACTGACCCCTGCCTCTCCAGTGCCGCCACTCATCCAGGCCGAGCACAGTTACTCGCTGTGTGGAGACTCACGTCCGCAGTCGCCACTCTCCCATCTACCCGGAGAACCTGGCAGTGATGCTG GTGATTCGGACAATGATGATTGGCCCATGGAGCAGGAAGATAGGGGGCTTAAGATGGAGCCTCTCCTGGGTGGCCCGCCCACCCTGCTGCCCACACTGACCCTCACAATGACACCCGAGGGCCCAGCATCTGAGCCTGTGACTACAGCGAGTGACCCCACCCTCTCGATGACCCTTCCTCACACTGCACAGATTAAACCACCCAAT GTAAAGAAGGACAGTGAGTGTTTCAGCCCTCAGATTAAGCTGGAGCCACATGAGGTTGATCAGTTCTTAAACATCTCACCTAAAG GGCTGGAGTCTCTGCAGATGCCGCCCACTCCTCCCAGCTCTCATGGCAGCGACTCGGAGGGAAGCCAGAGCCCTGTCCACCCCTGTGCCCCCGCAAGCCCAACACAAACCCCTGCTGTCCTCAAGGTGGCGCCAAGAGTCTCATCTTCTCTCTCAAACTCTCCTCTGCTGACAGCACCACAT AAACTGCAAGGTTCAGGTCCTCTCCTGCTCACTGAGGAGGAGAAACGCACACTGATTGCTGAAGGATACCCAGTTCCTACTAAACTGCCCCTGTCCAAAGCTGAGGAGAAAGCCCTCAAGAAGATTCGCAGAAAGATCAAGAATAAG ATTTCAGCACAGGAGAGCCGCCGGAAAAAGAAGGAGTACATGGATGCTCTAGAAAAGAA GGTGGAGACATGCTCCAGTGAGAACAATGAGCTGCGCAGGAAAGTCGAAACTCTTGAGTGCACCAACAA GTCTCTGTTGCAGCAGCTGCACTCACTGCAGGCAGTAGTGGCAGGAAAGGTCCCGCGTTCCTGCAGGGTGACGGGCACACAGACCTCAACATGCCTCATG GTAGTGGTCCTGTGTTTCTCTGTGTTCTTGGGGAGTTTCTACCAAGGTTTGAGCCCCTGTTCATCTGTCACTAAAACAGGCCTGACCAGAGAGATTTCCATACAAGAGTCCTACACCGCTAcag TGAAATCTCGGAACCTGTTGGCCTTTGAGGAGCGTGGTGGTCTGGATGACCCCCATTTCATCGGGCTGGGTGGAGAATATCCTGAATGGGACCAGCAGGTCGACGTCATGGCAGCCTGGCGTTTGGAACAACAACACAAACAGGAACAGGCGGAGTCACATGAAGCAGAGCCACGCCCACTTTTAATGAACACCAATGAAACACATGCGCAAAAGTCTATTCTTCTAGACCTGCACTCACACAG GTCAGATAAATGGTCAAACGAAACAGCAAAAGTGATAGAGTTGGAGAGGACCGTCAATGAGACGTCCTGA
- the LOC127434826 gene encoding cyclic AMP-responsive element-binding protein 3-like protein 2 isoform X2, whose product MEIMESGEPFLQWDRNLSELSDTGDNDNMLYSTHFTELLDDLSQEALLGQLLSDPFLSGRGDAMDTEEELTPASPVPPLIQAEHSYSLCGDSRPQSPLSHLPGEPGSDAGDSDNDDWPMEQEDRGLKMEPLLGGPPTLLPTLTLTMTPEGPASEPVTTASDPTLSMTLPHTAQIKPPNVKKDSECFSPQIKLEPHEVDQFLNISPKGLESLQMPPTPPSSHGSDSEGSQSPVHPCAPASPTQTPAVLKVAPRVSSSLSNSPLLTAPHKLQGSGPLLLTEEEKRTLIAEGYPVPTKLPLSKAEEKALKKIRRKIKNKISAQESRRKKKEYMDALEKKVETCSSENNELRRKVETLECTNKSLLQQLHSLQAVVAGKVPRSCRVTGTQTSTCLMVVVLCFSVFLGSFYQGLSPCSSVTKTGLTREISIQESYTATVKSRNLLAFEERGGLDDPHFIGLGGEYPEWDQQVDVMAAWRLEQQHKQEQAESHEAEPRPLLMNTNETHAQKSILLDLHSHRSDKWSNETAKVIELERTVNETS is encoded by the exons CACTTCACTGAGCTCCTGGATGATCTGTCTCAAGAGGCTTTGTTGGGGCAGTTGTTAAGCGACCCGTTCCTGTCCGGGCGTGGTGATGCTATGGACACAGAGGAGGAACTGACCCCTGCCTCTCCAGTGCCGCCACTCATCCAGGCCGAGCACAGTTACTCGCTGTGTGGAGACTCACGTCCGCAGTCGCCACTCTCCCATCTACCCGGAGAACCTGGCAGTGATGCTG GTGATTCGGACAATGATGATTGGCCCATGGAGCAGGAAGATAGGGGGCTTAAGATGGAGCCTCTCCTGGGTGGCCCGCCCACCCTGCTGCCCACACTGACCCTCACAATGACACCCGAGGGCCCAGCATCTGAGCCTGTGACTACAGCGAGTGACCCCACCCTCTCGATGACCCTTCCTCACACTGCACAGATTAAACCACCCAAT GTAAAGAAGGACAGTGAGTGTTTCAGCCCTCAGATTAAGCTGGAGCCACATGAGGTTGATCAGTTCTTAAACATCTCACCTAAAG GGCTGGAGTCTCTGCAGATGCCGCCCACTCCTCCCAGCTCTCATGGCAGCGACTCGGAGGGAAGCCAGAGCCCTGTCCACCCCTGTGCCCCCGCAAGCCCAACACAAACCCCTGCTGTCCTCAAGGTGGCGCCAAGAGTCTCATCTTCTCTCTCAAACTCTCCTCTGCTGACAGCACCACAT AAACTGCAAGGTTCAGGTCCTCTCCTGCTCACTGAGGAGGAGAAACGCACACTGATTGCTGAAGGATACCCAGTTCCTACTAAACTGCCCCTGTCCAAAGCTGAGGAGAAAGCCCTCAAGAAGATTCGCAGAAAGATCAAGAATAAG ATTTCAGCACAGGAGAGCCGCCGGAAAAAGAAGGAGTACATGGATGCTCTAGAAAAGAA GGTGGAGACATGCTCCAGTGAGAACAATGAGCTGCGCAGGAAAGTCGAAACTCTTGAGTGCACCAACAA GTCTCTGTTGCAGCAGCTGCACTCACTGCAGGCAGTAGTGGCAGGAAAGGTCCCGCGTTCCTGCAGGGTGACGGGCACACAGACCTCAACATGCCTCATG GTAGTGGTCCTGTGTTTCTCTGTGTTCTTGGGGAGTTTCTACCAAGGTTTGAGCCCCTGTTCATCTGTCACTAAAACAGGCCTGACCAGAGAGATTTCCATACAAGAGTCCTACACCGCTAcag TGAAATCTCGGAACCTGTTGGCCTTTGAGGAGCGTGGTGGTCTGGATGACCCCCATTTCATCGGGCTGGGTGGAGAATATCCTGAATGGGACCAGCAGGTCGACGTCATGGCAGCCTGGCGTTTGGAACAACAACACAAACAGGAACAGGCGGAGTCACATGAAGCAGAGCCACGCCCACTTTTAATGAACACCAATGAAACACATGCGCAAAAGTCTATTCTTCTAGACCTGCACTCACACAG GTCAGATAAATGGTCAAACGAAACAGCAAAAGTGATAGAGTTGGAGAGGACCGTCAATGAGACGTCCTGA